The proteins below are encoded in one region of Rhodoluna lacicola:
- the carA gene encoding glutamine-hydrolyzing carbamoyl-phosphate synthase small subunit — MSQALLVLEDGRVFSGQAYGAEGKSLGEIVFATGMTGYQETLTDPSYAGQIVVQTAPHIGNTGVNARDEESQRIWVEGYVVRDPSRIVSNFRSESSLSEELKKFGVVGISGIDTRALTRHLRTAGSMRGGVFSGEASKFPIEQLISEVQGAAKMKGLSLSDVVTTAESYTIPADGSKVGRVAIVDLGIKRSTIEHMAARGLEVVVFPAKVDSKTLLAANPDAVFYSNGPGDPEAAGAQVEVLREILDSKVPFFGICFGNQLLGRALGFETYKLPFGHRGINQPVMDRRTGKVEVTAHNHGFAVKVEGGPEVQSPAGYGRVAVSHVSLNDDCVEGLECLDIPAFSVQYHPEAAAGPHDSNYLFDRLVELIQKNKAAK, encoded by the coding sequence ATGAGTCAGGCATTACTTGTACTTGAAGACGGACGCGTATTTAGCGGACAGGCTTACGGGGCGGAAGGCAAGTCTCTTGGCGAGATAGTGTTCGCGACTGGAATGACTGGATATCAGGAAACACTCACAGACCCTTCTTACGCGGGCCAAATTGTGGTTCAAACTGCGCCACACATTGGGAACACCGGAGTAAACGCTCGCGATGAAGAGTCGCAGCGTATTTGGGTTGAAGGGTATGTCGTGCGCGACCCGTCCAGAATCGTTTCAAACTTTCGTTCAGAGAGCTCGCTATCAGAGGAACTCAAGAAGTTTGGCGTAGTTGGCATTTCAGGAATTGACACCCGTGCTTTGACTCGTCACCTCCGCACCGCTGGCTCAATGCGGGGTGGTGTATTTTCTGGAGAGGCCTCCAAGTTTCCCATTGAACAGCTGATCTCTGAAGTTCAGGGCGCAGCAAAAATGAAGGGCCTCTCACTGAGTGACGTAGTCACAACGGCTGAGAGTTACACAATCCCGGCCGACGGTTCCAAAGTTGGACGAGTAGCCATCGTTGACCTTGGCATCAAGCGTTCCACTATTGAGCACATGGCAGCTCGTGGTCTAGAGGTTGTGGTTTTTCCAGCTAAGGTCGACTCCAAAACTTTGCTGGCTGCTAATCCTGATGCCGTTTTTTACTCAAATGGGCCAGGTGATCCGGAAGCAGCTGGGGCACAGGTTGAGGTTTTACGCGAGATTCTTGACAGCAAAGTGCCTTTCTTTGGAATTTGCTTCGGCAATCAGTTGCTAGGTCGAGCGCTGGGCTTTGAGACCTACAAGTTACCTTTTGGACACCGGGGAATTAATCAACCGGTCATGGATCGCAGAACCGGAAAAGTTGAAGTCACCGCCCATAACCACGGTTTTGCCGTCAAGGTAGAAGGTGGACCAGAGGTGCAAAGCCCGGCAGGCTATGGGCGAGTCGCTGTAAGTCACGTTTCGCTCAATGACGATTGCGTAGAGGGTCTTGAGTGTCTAGACATCCCTGCGTTCTCGGTTCAGTATCACCCAGAGGCCGCGGCAGGTCCACACGATTCAAATTATCTATTTGACCGACTGGTCGAACTCATTCAAAAGAACAAGGCGGCTAAGTAA